A portion of the Sporichthyaceae bacterium genome contains these proteins:
- a CDS encoding SigE family RNA polymerase sigma factor: MARGQEHDAEFAAFVHATRRRLCRLAYLVCGDRDRAEDVVQTALAQVYARWSTIRRDEGPHRYVNRAVVNAAIDEHRRPWRREQVAERLPDLPAPTEDGLTLRVVEALVALPPRQRAVVVLRYVEDLDVEHTADLLGISTGTVKSQAAKGLQALRGLLSATSIGREAA; encoded by the coding sequence GTGGCACGAGGGCAGGAGCACGACGCGGAGTTTGCCGCGTTCGTGCATGCGACGCGGCGGCGTTTGTGCCGTCTTGCGTACTTGGTGTGCGGGGATCGCGACCGCGCCGAGGACGTGGTGCAGACCGCGTTGGCACAGGTGTACGCGCGCTGGTCGACGATTCGCCGCGATGAGGGACCGCACCGCTACGTCAATCGTGCGGTGGTGAATGCCGCCATTGACGAGCACCGTCGCCCGTGGCGGCGCGAGCAGGTGGCGGAGCGCCTCCCCGATCTACCCGCGCCCACCGAGGACGGACTGACGCTGCGGGTCGTCGAGGCGCTCGTTGCTCTGCCGCCCCGCCAACGGGCCGTCGTCGTACTGCGCTACGTCGAGGACCTCGACGTCGAGCACACCGCTGACCTTCTCGGCATCTCCACCGGCACCGTCAAAAGTCAGGCCGCCAAGGGCCTGCAGGCACTGCGCGGACTGCTCTCCGCCACAAGCATCGGACGCGAGGCGGCATGA
- the ygiD gene encoding 4,5-DOPA dioxygenase extradiol: MADQQARMPALFVGHGNPLNALEGNAWTKAWRELAERLPRPRAVLAVSAHWYVPGGRITDNEAPPTIHDFGGFPQELYQVQYPAPGSPELAERVAELMLPMVIAQDPNWGLDHGTWSVLMHLFPDADIPVVQLGLDETLDPAQHYALASELQVLRDEGVLIFGSGNVVHNLHTYAWGRRPVESFDWAVRFETALRGHIEAGRVDELVAYEDAGSDAALSVPTPEHYLPLLYVLGVRHPDEPVAFPVEGFDGGSVSMLSVQVG, encoded by the coding sequence GTGGCAGACCAACAAGCCCGGATGCCGGCCTTGTTCGTTGGGCACGGCAATCCGCTGAACGCGCTGGAGGGCAACGCCTGGACCAAGGCCTGGCGGGAGCTGGCCGAGCGCTTGCCGCGGCCGCGGGCGGTGCTCGCGGTGTCCGCACACTGGTACGTGCCCGGTGGCCGGATCACCGACAACGAAGCGCCGCCGACCATCCATGACTTCGGCGGGTTCCCGCAGGAGCTCTATCAGGTGCAGTACCCGGCACCGGGCTCCCCGGAGCTGGCCGAACGGGTCGCCGAGTTGATGCTGCCCATGGTGATTGCGCAGGATCCGAACTGGGGGCTGGACCACGGCACCTGGTCGGTGCTGATGCACCTGTTCCCGGACGCCGACATCCCGGTGGTGCAACTGGGCCTGGACGAGACCCTCGATCCCGCGCAGCACTACGCGCTCGCCTCGGAGCTGCAGGTACTGCGGGACGAGGGCGTGCTGATCTTCGGCTCCGGCAATGTCGTGCACAACCTGCACACCTACGCCTGGGGTCGCCGGCCCGTGGAATCCTTCGACTGGGCGGTGCGGTTCGAGACCGCACTGCGCGGACACATCGAGGCAGGCCGGGTGGACGAGCTCGTGGCCTACGAAGACGCCGGCTCGGATGCCGCGCTGTCCGTGCCCACCCCGGAGCATTACCTGCCACTGCTCTACGTGCTCGGGGTACGTCACCCCGACGAGCCGGTCGCCTTCCCCGTCGAGGGATTTGACGGCGGCTCGGTGTCGATGCTGTCCGTGCAGGTGGGATAG